A genome region from Populus alba chromosome 5, ASM523922v2, whole genome shotgun sequence includes the following:
- the LOC118047668 gene encoding pyrophosphate-energized vacuolar membrane proton pump 1 translates to MLVSHLEMGMLSEGLTQVLIPVAALVGIVFALLQWYVVSKVKVSGDSSSGLSDKLIEDEEDGVDNREASIKCAEIQNAISIGATSFLFTQYKYLSVFMCVFAAIIFLFLGSVKGFSTKSEACTYNKGSLCKPALANAAFSTIAFLLGALTSVLSGFLGMKIATYANARTTLEARKGVGKAFVTAFRSGAVMGFLLAANGLLVLYISILLFKLYYGDDWEGLYESITGYGLGGSSMALFGRVGGGIYTKAADVGADLVGKVELNIPEDDPRNPAVIADNVGDNVGDIAGMGSDLFGSYAESSCAALFVASISSFGISHDYTAMSFPLIISSVGIVVCLITTLFATDLFKIKDVSEIEPSLKRQLVVSTILMTVGIAMVSFFALPSEFTIFNFGTEKVVKNWHLFFCVAIGLWAGLVIGYTTEYYTSNAYSPVQDVADSCRTGAATNVIFGLALGYKSVIIPIFSIAVAIFVSFSLAAMYGIAVAALGMLSTIATGLAIDAYGPISDNAGGIAEMAGMSHKIRERTDALDAAGNTTAAIGKGFAIGSAALVSLALFGAFVSRAGINTVDVLTPKVFIGLIVGAMLPYWFSAMTMKSVGSAALKMVEEVRRQFKTIPGLMEGRAKPDYANCVKISTDASLREMIPPGALVMLTPLITGTLFGVETLAGVLAGSLVSGVQVAISASNTGGAWDNAKKYIEAGVSEHAKSLGPKGSDPHKAAVIGDTIGDPLKDTSGPSLNILIKLMAVESLVFAPFFAAHGGLLFKYL, encoded by the exons ATGCTAGTGAGCCATCTGGAAATGGGGATGTTGAGTGAAGGTCTTACGCAGGTTTTGATACCTGTTGCTGCTTTGGTTGGGattgtttttgctttgcttCAGTGGTATGTGGTGTCAAAGGTGAAGGTTTCTGGCGATTCTAGTAGCGGTTTAAGTGATAAGTTgattgaagatgaagaagatggtGTTGATAATCGTGAGGCTTCTATCAAGTGTGCTGAAATCCAGAATGCTATTTCTATTg GGGCAACCTCATTCCTGTTTACTCAGTACAAGTACCTCAGTGTCTTCATGTGTGTTTTTGCTGCCATTATTTTCCTCTTCCTTGGTTCAGTTAAGGGATTCAGCACCAAAAGTGAAGCTTGCACATACAACAAAGGGAGTCTTTGTAAACCAGCTCTTGCCAATGCTGCCTTTAGCACAATTGCTTTCTTGCTTGGTGCTCTTACTTCTGTCCTCTCAGGATTCCTAGGCATGAAGATTGCAACCTATGCCAACGCCAGGACAACTCTAGAAGCAAGGAAGGGTGTAGGAAAGGCCTTTGTCACAGCTTTTCGTTCGGGGGCGGTGATGGGTTTCCTTCTTGCTGCGAATGGTCTTTTGGTGCTCTATATCTCCATCCTCTTATTCAAACTCTACTATGGAGATGACTGGGAAGGACTTTATGAGTCCATTACTGGTTATGGCCTTGGAGGTTCATCAATGGCACTGTTTGGAAGAGTTGGAGGAGGAATATATACAAAAGCAGCTGATGTTGGTGCTGACCTTGTTGGAAAAGTTGAACTAAACATCCCTGAAGATGATCCAAGAAATCCAGCT GTTATTGCCGATAATGTGGGTGACAATGTAGGAGACATTGCAGGGATGGGGTCTGACCTGTTTGGATCTTATGCTGAATCATCCTGTGCTGCACTTTTTGTTGCATCTATATCATCCTTTGGTATTAGCCATGACTACACAGCCATGTCTTTTCCTCTGATTATAAGCTCAGTTGGGATTGTAGTTTGCCTGATAACTACACTTTTTGCAACCGATCTCTTCAAGATCAAGGATGTAAGTGAAATTGAGCCATCACTGAAGAGGCAACTCGTTGTCTCAACAATTCTGATGACTGTTGGGATTGCCATGGTCAGCTTCTTTGCTTTGCCATCAGAATTCACTATCTTCAATTTCGGAACTGAGAAGGTTGTCAAGAACTG GcaccttttcttttgtgttgcCATTGGTTTGTGGGCTGGACTTGTGATTGGATATACAACAGAGTATTACACTAGCAATGCTTACAG TCCAGTGCAGGATGTAGCAGATTCTTGCAGGACAGGTGCTGCGACGAATGTCATTTTTGGGTTGGCTTTGGGCTACAAATCTGTCATCATTCCAATATTTTCCATTGCCGTTGCTATTTTTGTCAGCTTTAGCCTGGCTGCCATGTATGGAATTGCTGTGGCTGCGTTGGGGATGCTCAGTACCATTGCTACCGGTCTTGCTATCGATGCTTATGGGCCCATAAGTGATAATGCTGGTGGCATTGCAGAAATGGCTGGTATGAGTCATAAGATACGTGAAAGAACAGATGCTCTAGATGCTGCTGGCAACACCACTGCTGCAATTGGCAAG GGTTTTGCCATTGGATCAGCTGCTCTCGTTTCCCTTGCTTTGTTTGGTGCCTTTGTCAGCAGGGCTGGGATCAATACTGTCGATGTCTTGACCCCTAAGGTCTTCATTGGGCTGATTGTTGGGGCAATGCTCCCATACTGGTTCTCCGCCATGACAATGAAGAGCGTAGGAAGTGCAGCACTCAAAATGGTCGAAGAGGTTCGTCGACAATTCAAAACTATTCCAGGACTCATGGAAGGTAGAGCCAAACCAGACTACGCGAACTGTGTCAAAATTTCAACTGATGCCTCCCTCAGGGAGATGATCCCACCTGGTGCCTTGGTCATGCTTACACCACTTATCACCGGAACCTTATTTGGAGTCGAAACTCTTGCTGGTGTTCTTGCTGGTTCGCTTGTTTCTGGTGTTCAG GTTGCCATTTCAGCTTCGAATACCGGAGGGGCATGGGATAATGCCAAGAAATACATAGAG GCTGGTGTATCAGAGCATGCCAAATCGTTAGGCCCAAAGGGTTCAGATCCACACAAAGCTGCTGTCATCGGTGACACCATTGGAGATCCCCTCAAGGACACTTCAGGTCCATCACTTAACATCCTGATAAAGCTTATGGCAGTTGAGTCACTGGTGTTTGCTCCATTCTTCGCGGCTCATGGAGGTTTGCTGTTCAAATATCTCTAA